The Burkholderia mayonis DNA window TTTCCTGCCGCGGCTCGCGTCGCGCGATTTCGACGTGCTGTACCAGGGCGCGATGTTCATGACCGAGCAGGCGGCGGGCTCCGACGTCGGCCGGATCGCGACGCGAGCGGTGCGCGAGACGGCCGCCGACGGCGCGGCGACGTGGCGTCTGTACGGCGACAAATGGTTCTGCTCGAACGCGGATGCCGATCTCGCGATGGTGCTCGCGCGGCCCGAAGGCGCGCCCGACGGTGTCAGGGGCCTCGCGTTGTTCCTGTTGCCGAAGACGCTCACCGATGGCTCGCGTAATCGCTACCGGATCGTGCGTCTGAAGGACAAGCTCGGCAGCCGCTCGATGGCGAGCGGCGAGATTACGCTCGACGGCGCCGAAGCCTATCTGATCGGCGAGATCGGGCGCGGTTTCCATCAGATGGCGGACATGATCAACATGTCGCGGCTGTCGAACGGCGTGCGCGCGGCGGGGCTGATGCGCCGCGCGACGACGGAGGCGCTGCACGTCGCGCGCCATCGCGAAGCGTTCGGCCGCAAGCTGATCGACATGCCGCTGATGCGGCGTCAGCTCGTCAAGATGCTCGTGCCGACCGAGCAGGCGAGGTCGCTTTTCATGCAGATCGCGCTGTTGCTCGCGAAGGCCGATACGGGCGACGGGCAGGCGGCCGGCTGCGTGCGCATCCTGACGCCGCTCATCAAGTTCCGCGCGTGCCGCGATGCGCGCCGCGTCGCCGGCGACGCGATGGAGGTGCGCGGCGGCACGGGCTACATCGAGGAGTGGAGCGACGCGCGTGTGTTGCGCGACGCGCATCTCGGTTCGATCTGGGAGGGCACGAGCAACATCGTCGCGCTCGACGTCGCGCGGGCGGTCAAGCGCGAAGGCGCGCTCGCGCCGCTGCGTGCGTTCCTGCTCGACTTGCTCGATGCGGCGCGGCTGCCCGGCGCGAGTGTTGCGCGTCTGCGCGACGCGCTCGATCGCGCGAGCGATGCGATCGAGCGCGTCGCGCAAGCGGGCGACGACGCGCTCGTGCGGCAGGCGGCGTCCGCGCTCTATCACGCGACGACCGCGATCCTGCTCGCGAGCGAAGGGATGTGGCTTGCCCCCGATTATCGGCGGCTCGCGCTCGCGCATCTCGTGCTGCGCTACAAGCTGTCGCCGGTCGATCCGCTTGCACCTTCGCGTGCCGATGTCGACGCCGATGCGTTTGCGGCCCTGCTGCACGATCGGCCGGTCGCGCTCGACGACGCGCTGAGGCTGCTCGACGAAGCGTCGGGAGACGTGGCATGAGCGGCGATGCGAAGCAATTCCGTGCGGCGCGCGGGGCGCAGGCTGGTCCTGCCGCGGCTCGCGTGATCGATCGGGCGCGCACCTCTGGCGTTGCCGGCGAGACGCGGAATACGGCGAACGCATCGCATTCGGCATGCGTGCCTCGCGCGTCGCACGTGGCGCATGGGTCGATTGAGACAGACGCCGCGAATACCTCGCATACGACAAACACGGCAAACACGGCAAACACGGCAAACACGGCAAACACGGCAAACACGGCAAACACGGCAAACACGGCAAACACCGCAAACACCGCAAACACCGCAAACACCGCGAGCACCGCGAGCACACCGAACCCGAACGGCACGAACAACGCGACGACGACCACGTCCCCC harbors:
- a CDS encoding acyl-CoA dehydrogenase family protein, with amino-acid sequence MNMMKEAVEANAPAAGAANIPDSRGLNFFTSDPDCAALLRLHLGDARYRALEPELRTLGLRASDELDRLASRADKHPPVLHPRTRRGEPLESIDKHPDYVALERVAYSELGLAAMSHRSEAPPPLVKYALTFLFVQAEFGLCCPVSMTDSLTRTLRRFGSRELVERFLPRLASRDFDVLYQGAMFMTEQAAGSDVGRIATRAVRETAADGAATWRLYGDKWFCSNADADLAMVLARPEGAPDGVRGLALFLLPKTLTDGSRNRYRIVRLKDKLGSRSMASGEITLDGAEAYLIGEIGRGFHQMADMINMSRLSNGVRAAGLMRRATTEALHVARHREAFGRKLIDMPLMRRQLVKMLVPTEQARSLFMQIALLLAKADTGDGQAAGCVRILTPLIKFRACRDARRVAGDAMEVRGGTGYIEEWSDARVLRDAHLGSIWEGTSNIVALDVARAVKREGALAPLRAFLLDLLDAARLPGASVARLRDALDRASDAIERVAQAGDDALVRQAASALYHATTAILLASEGMWLAPDYRRLALAHLVLRYKLSPVDPLAPSRADVDADAFAALLHDRPVALDDALRLLDEASGDVA